Proteins found in one Planctomycetota bacterium genomic segment:
- a CDS encoding FkbM family methyltransferase, with amino-acid sequence MAATFVSYAQNFEDVMLSRALRGVDGGFWIDVGADDPDTLSVTRAFAERGWRGINVEPLPDRHARFVARRPRDTNACVLVGSAPGKRRFWRFGTVDSGCSTMDAIVAARHVRAGRRPTAEWDVDVTTVDALCDRHAPPDIHFLKVDVEGAEEEVFAGMALDHHRPWIIVAESVVPGSQDPSHAVWEPLLTGRGYSFVYGDGLNRFYLAAEHDDLRTAFATPPNVFDGFRLSGCRHQVGMAGRGKGWWRWLGRRSA; translated from the coding sequence ATGGCCGCAACCTTCGTCTCGTACGCTCAGAACTTCGAAGACGTCATGCTGTCGCGCGCCCTCCGCGGCGTCGACGGCGGGTTCTGGATCGACGTCGGCGCCGACGACCCCGACACGCTGTCGGTGACCCGCGCCTTCGCCGAGCGAGGCTGGCGCGGGATCAACGTCGAGCCGCTTCCCGATCGCCACGCCCGGTTCGTCGCCCGCCGTCCGCGCGACACCAACGCCTGCGTGCTCGTCGGCAGCGCGCCGGGGAAGCGGCGCTTCTGGCGGTTCGGCACCGTCGACAGCGGCTGCTCGACCATGGATGCCATCGTCGCCGCCCGCCACGTCCGCGCCGGGCGCCGGCCGACCGCCGAGTGGGACGTGGACGTGACCACGGTCGACGCCCTGTGCGACCGCCATGCGCCGCCAGACATCCATTTCCTCAAGGTCGACGTCGAGGGGGCCGAGGAGGAGGTATTCGCCGGAATGGCGCTGGACCATCACCGGCCTTGGATCATCGTCGCCGAGAGCGTCGTGCCCGGCAGCCAGGATCCGAGCCACGCCGTGTGGGAGCCGCTGCTCACGGGACGCGGCTACTCGTTCGTCTACGGTGACGGCCTCAACCGCTTTTATCTCGCTGCGGAGCACGACGACCTCCGCACCGCCTTTGCCACGCCGCCCAACGTGTTCGACGGTTTCCGTCTGTCAGGCTGCCGGCACCAGGTCGGCATGGCAGGAAGAGGCAAGGGCTGGTGGCGGTGGCTCGGGCGCCGATCGGCGTGA
- a CDS encoding SDR family NAD(P)-dependent oxidoreductase has product MYTVRGFTDRYTPPMGTSWRGRRVIVAGGTTGFGVALARRLLAVGCRVLVVGRSSGSVRDGLERIEAPRAGGAASRVRGVAADLARPGEGGRVVGEALRHWDGVDDLFFCVGRSGRARILTTPPAALAAAVEANLLTAVELTQAVADDVAAASGHLVFVGSLAGKLVTPWMGPYCVGKAALAAWVDALRLEVAPRGAHVLLVSPGPIRRESTAATAADPQPGRYADDVADGGLPDAAARPGGGAAVKAIDPDWLAGRILAACDRRTAELVVPAKAALLAGLVEWFPDAGRRLLGRFAPPG; this is encoded by the coding sequence ATGTACACCGTGCGCGGGTTCACCGACCGCTACACTCCCCCCATGGGCACGTCGTGGCGCGGCCGGCGGGTGATCGTGGCGGGGGGAACCACCGGGTTCGGTGTCGCGCTGGCGCGGCGGTTGCTCGCCGTCGGTTGCCGGGTGCTCGTCGTCGGCCGTTCCTCGGGGAGCGTGCGCGACGGCCTCGAGCGGATCGAAGCTCCGCGCGCCGGTGGCGCGGCGTCGCGCGTCCGCGGAGTGGCGGCCGATCTCGCGCGGCCCGGCGAAGGGGGGCGCGTCGTCGGCGAGGCACTCCGCCACTGGGACGGGGTCGACGACCTGTTTTTCTGCGTCGGACGGTCCGGGCGGGCGCGGATCCTCACGACGCCCCCGGCAGCGCTCGCTGCGGCGGTCGAGGCAAACCTCCTGACCGCCGTCGAGCTCACGCAGGCCGTCGCCGACGACGTCGCCGCCGCGTCGGGGCACCTCGTGTTCGTGGGGAGCCTGGCCGGAAAGCTGGTCACGCCCTGGATGGGACCGTACTGCGTCGGGAAGGCGGCGCTGGCGGCCTGGGTCGATGCCCTGCGGCTCGAGGTCGCCCCGCGCGGTGCCCACGTGCTCCTCGTCTCACCAGGTCCGATCCGCCGTGAGTCGACGGCCGCCACGGCCGCCGATCCCCAGCCGGGCCGCTACGCAGACGACGTCGCCGATGGCGGTCTTCCGGACGCTGCCGCCCGCCCGGGTGGCGGCGCTGCGGTCAAGGCGATCGATCCCGACTGGCTCGCCGGCCGGATCCTCGCCGCCTGCGATCGGCGAACGGCGGAACTGGTGGTCCCTGCCAAGGCCGCGCTCCTGGCCGGTCTCGTCGAGTGGTTTCCCGACGCCGGCCGGCGCCTGCTCGGCCGGTTCGCGCCTCCCGGCTGA
- a CDS encoding argininosuccinate synthase: MAAKTKCVLAYSGGLDTSVILGWLIERGYDVVAVYVDLGQPCEDRDAILDKARRCGAVKAEAVDVREELCRDFAFPVLQWQARYEGTYLLGTSIARPLIAKECVAIAHREGATVFAHGATGKGNDQCRFQLAAEALDPAIKVLAPWRIREFRDLFPGRTELIEFCEARGIPVKASKGKPYSSDENCLHTSYEAGLLEELSTDGYALVDFGMTVAPQHAPETPETVRIDFTAGVPVAVNGRSLAPHEIVLELNRIGGRNGVGRIDVLENRLVGMKSRGVYEAPGMTLLYEAHRLVEQMTLDRDLVHLRDRLSPEIAEMVYYGFWYAPKMDALLAFIREAQRPVTGSIELALYKGNVLVKSRTSPVSLYDAAIASMEGGGSYDQTDAEGFLRILGLPGRVQGRVRPRSCD, from the coding sequence GTGGCGGCGAAGACGAAGTGCGTGCTGGCCTACTCCGGGGGGCTCGACACCTCGGTGATCCTCGGCTGGCTGATCGAGCGCGGCTACGACGTCGTCGCGGTGTACGTCGACCTCGGCCAGCCCTGCGAGGACCGCGACGCGATCCTCGACAAGGCGCGCCGCTGCGGCGCGGTCAAGGCCGAGGCCGTCGACGTCCGCGAGGAACTGTGCCGCGACTTCGCCTTTCCCGTGCTCCAGTGGCAGGCGCGGTACGAGGGCACCTACCTGCTCGGCACCTCGATCGCCCGGCCGCTGATCGCCAAGGAGTGTGTCGCCATCGCCCATCGCGAGGGGGCGACCGTCTTCGCCCACGGGGCGACCGGCAAGGGCAACGACCAGTGCCGCTTCCAACTCGCCGCCGAGGCGCTCGATCCGGCGATCAAGGTCCTGGCGCCGTGGCGGATCCGGGAATTCCGCGATCTGTTCCCCGGGCGCACCGAGCTGATCGAGTTCTGCGAGGCGCGGGGGATCCCCGTCAAGGCGTCGAAGGGAAAGCCCTATTCGTCGGACGAGAACTGCCTCCACACCAGCTACGAAGCCGGCTTGCTCGAGGAGCTCTCCACCGACGGCTACGCGCTGGTCGACTTCGGGATGACGGTCGCACCGCAGCACGCCCCCGAGACCCCGGAGACGGTTCGGATCGACTTCACCGCGGGCGTGCCCGTGGCGGTCAACGGGCGGTCGCTGGCCCCCCACGAGATCGTCCTCGAGCTCAACCGCATCGGCGGCCGCAACGGCGTCGGCCGGATCGACGTTCTCGAGAACCGGCTCGTCGGCATGAAGAGCCGCGGTGTCTACGAGGCGCCGGGGATGACGCTGCTTTACGAGGCGCATCGGCTCGTGGAGCAGATGACGCTCGACCGCGACCTCGTCCACCTCCGCGACCGGCTGTCCCCCGAGATCGCCGAGATGGTGTATTACGGATTTTGGTACGCGCCGAAGATGGACGCCCTGTTGGCGTTCATCCGCGAAGCGCAGCGTCCGGTGACCGGCAGCATCGAGCTGGCCCTGTACAAGGGCAACGTCCTGGTGAAGAGCCGGACGAGCCCCGTGAGCCTGTACGACGCCGCGATCGCGTCGATGGAGGGGGGCGGCTCCTACGACCAGACCGACGCCGAGGGCTTCCTCCGGATCCTCGGCCTGCCCGGCCGGGTGCAGGGCCGCGTGCGGCCGCGCTCGTGCGATTGA
- the pyk gene encoding pyruvate kinase: MTAPAAAAPGAADPVRTKVVATLGPASRSDEGIRGLIDAAVDVFRLNMAHGTPDEHAAALAAIRRIADEAGRPIGVLVDLAGPKIRLGELPGGAVECAEGSLIRFVSGTSSTRPDEFVTTYPQLVDELSKGDSVMLADGTISLLVEERSADAAVCRVVQGGTVRSRQGVNLPGVRLSVAALSPADWQHAEWAAGAGADFVSLSFVRTAVEVRLLKELLRTRGSVARVIAKIEKLEALDDLEAIVDAADGVMVARGDLGVEIDVATMPMMQKRIIRTCQRYQKPVIVATQMLDSMHKSRRPTRAEATDVANAILDGADACMLSGETAIGDHPHLAVKMMRRIARATEELYLDDRKRVIEQGLAAVPGVIGEIVPPPEKLVDGLHPITQAVVDGAGRIAAQLGARLVVVATRTGLSALARSKRRGGVPTLGVSDNLASLRQMALYWGVTPLAIEGDDVGAIVSQVTAWGRAAGRLSPGDRIVLVSSSGFARSGHDMAVVHEV; encoded by the coding sequence ATGACGGCCCCCGCCGCCGCCGCGCCTGGCGCGGCCGATCCCGTCCGTACGAAGGTCGTCGCCACGCTCGGCCCCGCGTCGCGCTCCGACGAGGGGATCCGCGGTCTGATCGACGCCGCGGTGGACGTGTTCCGCCTCAACATGGCGCACGGCACGCCCGACGAGCACGCCGCGGCGCTGGCCGCGATCCGCCGGATCGCCGACGAGGCGGGCCGGCCGATCGGCGTGCTCGTCGATTTGGCCGGCCCGAAGATCCGCCTCGGCGAACTCCCGGGTGGCGCCGTCGAGTGTGCCGAGGGGAGCCTGATCCGCTTCGTAAGCGGCACGAGCAGCACGCGCCCCGACGAATTCGTCACCACCTACCCGCAGCTCGTCGACGAGCTGTCCAAGGGGGATTCGGTGATGCTCGCCGACGGCACGATCAGCCTCCTCGTCGAGGAGCGCAGCGCCGACGCCGCGGTCTGCCGGGTCGTCCAGGGAGGGACGGTGCGCAGCCGCCAGGGGGTCAACCTCCCTGGCGTGCGCCTCTCGGTGGCGGCGCTGTCGCCGGCCGATTGGCAGCATGCCGAGTGGGCGGCGGGCGCGGGGGCGGACTTCGTCAGCCTGTCGTTCGTGCGCACGGCCGTCGAGGTCCGGCTTCTCAAGGAACTGCTCCGGACCCGCGGCTCGGTGGCCCGCGTGATCGCCAAGATCGAAAAGCTCGAGGCCCTCGACGACCTCGAGGCGATCGTCGACGCCGCCGATGGCGTGATGGTGGCGCGGGGCGACCTCGGCGTGGAGATCGACGTCGCGACGATGCCGATGATGCAGAAGCGGATCATCCGCACCTGCCAGCGCTACCAGAAGCCGGTGATCGTCGCCACGCAGATGCTCGACAGCATGCACAAGTCGCGGCGGCCGACGCGGGCCGAGGCGACCGACGTCGCCAACGCGATCCTCGATGGCGCCGATGCCTGCATGCTCTCGGGCGAGACCGCGATCGGCGACCACCCGCACCTCGCCGTGAAGATGATGCGGCGCATCGCGCGGGCGACCGAGGAGCTGTACCTCGACGACCGGAAGCGCGTGATCGAGCAGGGGCTGGCCGCGGTGCCGGGGGTGATCGGCGAGATCGTGCCCCCTCCCGAGAAACTCGTCGATGGGCTCCACCCGATCACGCAGGCGGTGGTTGACGGCGCCGGGCGGATCGCCGCGCAGCTGGGCGCCCGCCTGGTGGTCGTGGCCACTCGCACCGGACTGTCGGCGCTGGCGCGCTCGAAGCGCCGGGGCGGCGTGCCCACGCTCGGCGTCAGCGACAACCTGGCGAGCCTCCGCCAGATGGCGCTGTACTGGGGGGTGACGCCGCTGGCCATCGAGGGGGACGACGTCGGCGCGATCGTTTCCCAGGTCACCGCCTGGGGGCGGGCCGCGGGCCGGCTCTCCCCCGGCGATCGGATCGTGCTGGTCAGCAGCAGCGGCTTCGCCCGGAGCGGCCACGACATGGCCGTCGTCCACGAGGTCTGA